In the genome of Thermodesulfobacteriota bacterium, one region contains:
- the dcd gene encoding dCTP deaminase yields the protein MSVRPDHWIKKMAQEHKMIEPFIDEQVREGTISYGVSAYGYDIRVSREFKIFTNINNSIVDPKSFDDKSFVEIEADECIIPPNSFALARTVEYFRIPRSVITLCVGKSTYARCGIIVNVTPFEPEWEGYVTLEISNTTPLPAKIYAMEGIAQVLFFESDDICDTSYADKKGKYQKQVGITPPKL from the coding sequence ATTGAGCCCTTCATCGATGAGCAGGTAAGAGAGGGAACAATTTCTTACGGAGTGTCAGCTTACGGCTATGATATTAGAGTTAGCAGAGAATTTAAAATTTTCACGAATATTAACAACTCAATTGTTGATCCCAAAAGTTTTGATGACAAATCCTTTGTCGAAATTGAAGCAGACGAATGCATCATTCCTCCAAACTCCTTTGCGCTTGCCAGAACGGTTGAGTACTTCAGGATACCAAGAAGCGTGATTACTCTGTGCGTTGGTAAGTCCACATATGCAAGATGCGGTATCATCGTTAACGTTACTCCTTTTGAGCCTGAGTGGGAAGGATATGTTACTCTAGAGATCTCAAATACAACTCCTCTCCCAGCAAAAATCTATGCAATGGAAGGCATAGCTCAGGTGCTGTTTTTTGAGTCTGATGATATCTGCGATACCTCTTATGCGGATAAAAAAGGAAAGTATCAAAAACAGGTTGGTATCACACCTCCAAAACTATAA